The Seleniivibrio woodruffii genomic interval GGCTGAAGCCCTTCTGCCTGTCTGTCCCAGCACATGGTACATTTCTGCATGGGGTGAGCCACTGCCCAGCTCGCCTGTTTTACAGGTTCGCTTGCATCGTCGGCAAACTGAGGTGCGCCGTAGGGGCACGCAACAGCACAGGCCTTGATGGACTGGCAGAGGTCACGGTTGACGATAACGATACCGTCTTCCGCACGCTTATAGATAGCTCCCACGGGGCAAGCCGCTGTACATGCAGGGTTTGCGCAATGGTTGCAGGATACCACGAGGTTAAACACCTTTACATCGGGGAAAGAACCGACTTCCGTGTCTGAAAGTCTTCTCCATCTCGCCTCGCCGGGCTTAACGTCGTTCCAGTCTTTGCATGCTACCACGCAAGCGTGACAGCCCATGCATCTATTCTGATCAAAGTAAAATGCCATCTGTTTTGCAGACATCTGATTCCTCCATTAAGCCTTAGTGATCTTCACACGGCAGTCGTTAGCGGAAGTCATACCTTTGCATATCCTTGAGGGACGTGCGGTAATGACCGTGTTTGCGCATCCGCCGATGTCAACGCCCTGTGCGTTCTGTTTCTGCCATGCACCCTGACCGATGTG includes:
- a CDS encoding 4Fe-4S dicluster domain-containing protein is translated as MSAKQMAFYFDQNRCMGCHACVVACKDWNDVKPGEARWRRLSDTEVGSFPDVKVFNLVVSCNHCANPACTAACPVGAIYKRAEDGIVIVNRDLCQSIKACAVACPYGAPQFADDASEPVKQASWAVAHPMQKCTMCWDRQAEGLQPSCVASCPQRALDFGTAEEIAAKYPTAVRTVVGFPQSDKDSNGNTLKSGDTVPSIFFKPKE